The Tenuifilum thalassicum genome includes the window AAAAACTATTTAGGTGAAATGGCTTTAAGCCTGTCGCCTACTAATACTGGTAAAACATCTGTCACGTCAGGGGTGAAACAATACCCAATAACATCATCAAGTCCCATTTTCTTCAACCTATGACGCTGAGCTACTTTTTCCAGATAATTAGCCAAATCGTCCTTGGCCAAGTTCCACAAATCCATTGAGGCATTAGCAGAATCGCAAATAGTAGAAAATTTATTGGTACTAATTAGCGCTTTGGATAACGCTCCCGCAAACAGTGCATCCTCAAGGCTGAACTTCCCTTTCCACCCAGCACACATAATAAGAACATCGTGGGACTTGTCAACAAGATAGTTGATAACAGAAGAAATGTTAAGAAAAGAACCAATGATAACCTGATTTGCATCTTTACCCATGGTAATGGCATTGGTGCCATTTGTGGTACTATATACAACAATTTTCCCGCCTATGGTTTCGGGTGTAAAATAGAAGGGAGAGTTTCCAAAGTCTGCAAAATCTAGTTTTTGGCCATTTCTTTCGGCAACAACAAGATACCCCTTTTCTTTATAGGCACGTGCCTCCTCGATATTTCTTACAGGAATAATCTCTGTTACACCATTTTTAAACATTGTGCAAATCACTGAGGTGGCTCTAAGTATATCAGCCACAACAACTATTTTATTATCAATATCGTAATGGTTAAAAATTGTAGGTGAAAAGGCTACTTCAACTTGATTCATTTTATTCCCTTTAAATGACGAGTAATAACTATCTCTCCTGAAAATTAAATTTCGTAGAACTAGTAAGGCAAATTTAAAAAAAGGGGGCGTAGCCCCCTTTCGGATTACACCTCAGCCAAATGGAAAGGTGGTTTTACTATTTTAGCCTTTAGCTTTTTGTCTCGAATTCCGATAAAAATTTCTGTACCTTCTTTCCAGAATCCTTTTTTAACGTACCCCATACCAATGCCACGTTTACTTATAGGCGACATGGTGCCAGATGTTACCTCTCCAATCTCATTGCCATCAGCATCATAAATAAGATAATGCTGACGAGGGATACCACGGTCAATCATCACAAAACCTTTTAAGCGACGCTCAGTTCCTTCGGTTTTATGTTTTTCCCAAATATCGCGACTGATAAAATTCTTACCAGGAACAAATTTGGTAATCCATCCTAAGCCAGCTTCAATTGCAGAGGTTGTATCGTTTATATCATTTCCATAAAGGCAAAAACCAGACTCAAGACGAAGGGTATCGCGAGCACCTAACCCAATTGGTTTAATGCCAAACTCTGCGCCAGCCTCAAAAACTGCTTTCCAAAGTTTATCGGCATCCTCATTTGCGCAATAGATTTCACATCCACCTGCACCAGTATAACCAGTTGTAGAGAAAATCACCTCCTTGATACCTGCAAAAGGAATCTTTTTAAATGTGTAGTACTCCATATCTACAACATTCTCAGAGGTAAGTTTTTGCATAGCCTTTAAAGCCAAAGGTCCTTGAACAGCAAGCTGGGCAAACTCATCGGAGGCATTATAAAGTTCCTTGCCAGGAGTTAATCCAAACTTCTCACCTTGCTTGCATAACCAGTTCCAGTCCTTTTCAATATTTGCAGCGTTAACAACCAACAGGTATGTTTCTTCATTTATTCGATATACCAAGAGGTCATCAACAATACCTCCTTTATCGTTAGGAAAGCAGCTGTATTGTACCTTTCCATCGAATAATGCAGAAACATCGTTGCTTGTAACAGTTTGTAGAAAATCTAACGCTTTAGGTCCTTTTACCCATATCTCACCCATGTGAGAAACATCAAAAACACCTACTTTCTCACGAACAGTAATATGCTCATCGTTAATACCAGTGTACTCAATGGGCATGTTGTACCCAGCGAATGGTGCCATACGGGCTCCTAGCTCTATATGGTACTTTGTGAAGGCTGTATTTTTCATTTACTTTACTTTTAATTGGTTTTGGATTTACAAAACTATTATTTTTATTTGTATGTTTAGTTCTAAAACGTTTTCTACTTAAAGATTAACCTCTATGTTTTTCAACATATAGTTTTTTTTACTAAATTTGAAAACAAGGGTATTCATTAAACAATTAAAATGGCAGTCAAAAATACTACTAACCACGTTAAACTCGAATTTTTAAAAGAGATTTCGGAAGGCAGCTCCGATTTAATGCGCGATTTAATTACCCTATTCACCACTCAAGTCCCGACATTTAGCAACCAAATGGATGCTTATTTTAAAAATAATGACTACTGTAATCTTGCCAAATTAGCCCACAAGATTAAAAATTCAGTAGCAATGATGGGTATTGAAGAGTTAGTTTCTGATATGAAAAAACTTGAAAAAGTTTGCAACGAATCGCCCAATGCCGAAGTAATTAAAAATTATATCGACAAATTTAAAAGAATTGCTTCAGAAGCAACAATTGAGTTGAACGACATACTCAAAGACCTATGAGAACAACCAAAAAAACTCAATCATATGATTAATGTTGAAAAGATAAATGATGCGCTTGTTATCTCGTTTACCGAGAATAGCAAGCTTAATGTAACCGTAACCCAAAAAATCAAATCAGAGGTTATCAATGTAATCACTCCTAACTCAAAGGTTGTGCTCAACCTTAATGGAGTTAACTATATTGATAGCACTGGATTTGGAATGTTACTCTCAATTTTGCGTCATTGCAAAAACTCAGGCTCTAAACTTAAGATTTGCAATGTTAGCCCTGAAGTAATGGAACTTATAAAACTTTTACAACTCCAAACTGTTTTTGATATTAAAGATAGCGTTGACGACTGCATAAAAAGTTTTTAATGGCATAAAGCCTAGCAAAGAGCCACAAGAAATTGTGGCTCTTTTTTTTATAAACCTTTTGGATATCAGCACGTCAAAGTATAAAATCCAACCTAAACCAAAATTTATGAAAAGAATAGTAAATGTTTTAGCGGCCATTTTATTGGGTTTTATAACATCGTATGCCCAAGAGATTACGCCTCCAGATCAACATTTTGGGTTTAAGCCAGGTGACGATAAGATGCTATTTAAGTATGAGAAGTTAATCGACTACCTAAAAAAAATTGAAGCACAAAGCAATATGGTAAAGGTAATCCCTATTGGTCAATCGGCCATGGGGAAAGCGCTTTACGTTGTGTTTGTTAGCGATAGCCAAAACATTGCTAGGCTCGATGAGCTAAAAGAGATAAATAAGCAGCTAGCAATTAACCCTAACCTATCTACTAATGAGGTTGATGAACTAGCAAGTAAAGGCAAAGCTTTTGTGTTGGCTACCCTATCAATGCATGCTACAGAAGTTGGGCCTTCGCAAGCGCTTCCAACAATCATTTACCAACTTATCACAAAAGAATCGCTAAAAAGCACACTTCACAACGTTGTATACATGGCAGTTCCAAGCCATAATCCCGATGGGATGGACATGGTAGTAGACTACTACAACAAATATAAAGGCACTAAGTACGAGGGAAGTTCCCTACCCTTCTTGTACCACAAATATGTAGGTCATGACAACAACAGAGACTTTATCACTTTAACACAGCCAGAAACAAAAGCTATTTCAAGTCTAACCAGCCAGGAATGGTTTCCTCAAGTAATGGTTGAAAAACATCAAATGGGCCTGACAGGACCAAGGTTCTTTGTGCCACCATACCACGATCCCATAGCCCAAAATATTGATGCAGAACTCTATGCATGGGTTAATCTATTTGGTCAAAACATGGTTAACGACCTAACCTCAAAAGGCCTTCAAGGAGTTAGCCAGCAGAATCTTTTTGACAATTATTGGCCTGGTTCAACAGAAACCTGCTTGTGGAAGAATGTAATTAGCATGTTAACCGAAGCTGCAAGTGTTAAAATTGCCACACCAGTCTACATAGAACCAACTGAGTTAAAGGGAACATCTAAAGGCCTTGCCGAGTACAAAAAAGGAACAAACCTATTATTGCCATGGCAAGGTGGATGGTGGAAACTATCAGACATAGTAAAGCTTGAGTTAGAGTCAACAATATCAATGCTACAAACTGCAAGTAAGTATAAAGAACGAATACTTCGATTTCGCAATAATATTTGTAAAAAACAGATATTACTTGGTCAAACAACACCTCCTTTTAGTTACATATTACCTGCAAAACAAAAGGATCCAAGCGAGTTAGTTGCTCTCATAAACCTGCTTAGAGAACATGGAGTTCAAGTTTACCAGCTCAAACAAGATATTGAAATCCAAAATCGTTTATTTCATTCTGACGATATTGTTGTTCCATTAGCACAGCCTTTCAGAATGTTCATCAAGGAAGTCATGGAGGCACAAACTTTTCCAGAACGAAGGCTAGAAAAAAGTGGGGATATTATAAAACCATACGATATTACAAGTTGGTCGTTACCCCTGCATAAAGGTTTAACATGCTTTGCGTTGCAAACCAAAAGCATTGATAAGGAGTTATTAAATCCAATACCCTCGGACTTTTCATTTAACAGGAAAACATTACCAGAAAACGGAGTTGCAGTTCTACCTTCCACTATTAACCAATCATACCACTTGGTTTTTCAATGCTTAAAACAAGGCCTGCAAGTTGACAGGATAAATGAATCTGCACTGGTAAACAACCAAGAAATACCTGCAGGAAGTTTCTTGGTTAAAGTGAACAATAAAACAAGAAGCATTCTTAAACAGGCAACCTTTGATGTAATGGTTATCCAAGGCAAACCTTCAATTAAAAATATTACGATTGACAAGCTCCCTCGAATTGCATTACTTGAATCACAAGTTCAAAGCATGGATGCCGGATGGACAAAATACATACTTGACTCTTATGGTGTGCCATTTACAACATTAAGCCCAGCCCAAATCGCTAAAAGCGATTTAACTTCCAAGTTTGATATTATTGTTATTCCGAATTCAAATGCAAGCCTGTTAAAAGATGGCAAATACAAATGGGATGGCGAATACTTCCCGCTCTACTACCCTCCAGAGTATACCAAAGGAATGGGGCAGAAGGGAGTGGAGAAACTTATTAAATTTATTCAAAACGGCGGAACCGTAATTGCTTGGGAACAGGCAACAGAACTCTTTGAAGGAAATATTACAATAAACAATGGTGATAGCAAGGAAGAGTTTAAGTTTCCGTTTAACAACATCGCCAAAAAGTTAAAAAAATCAGGTTTTGAATGCACGGGATCATTGGTTAAACTTAAATTAAATCCTATCGCA containing:
- a CDS encoding 2-phosphosulfolactate phosphatase, translated to MNQVEVAFSPTIFNHYDIDNKIVVVADILRATSVICTMFKNGVTEIIPVRNIEEARAYKEKGYLVVAERNGQKLDFADFGNSPFYFTPETIGGKIVVYSTTNGTNAITMGKDANQVIIGSFLNISSVINYLVDKSHDVLIMCAGWKGKFSLEDALFAGALSKALISTNKFSTICDSANASMDLWNLAKDDLANYLEKVAQRHRLKKMGLDDVIGYCFTPDVTDVLPVLVGDRLKAISPK
- the gcvT gene encoding glycine cleavage system aminomethyltransferase GcvT, translated to MKNTAFTKYHIELGARMAPFAGYNMPIEYTGINDEHITVREKVGVFDVSHMGEIWVKGPKALDFLQTVTSNDVSALFDGKVQYSCFPNDKGGIVDDLLVYRINEETYLLVVNAANIEKDWNWLCKQGEKFGLTPGKELYNASDEFAQLAVQGPLALKAMQKLTSENVVDMEYYTFKKIPFAGIKEVIFSTTGYTGAGGCEIYCANEDADKLWKAVFEAGAEFGIKPIGLGARDTLRLESGFCLYGNDINDTTSAIEAGLGWITKFVPGKNFISRDIWEKHKTEGTERRLKGFVMIDRGIPRQHYLIYDADGNEIGEVTSGTMSPISKRGIGMGYVKKGFWKEGTEIFIGIRDKKLKAKIVKPPFHLAEV
- a CDS encoding Hpt domain-containing protein, which produces MAVKNTTNHVKLEFLKEISEGSSDLMRDLITLFTTQVPTFSNQMDAYFKNNDYCNLAKLAHKIKNSVAMMGIEELVSDMKKLEKVCNESPNAEVIKNYIDKFKRIASEATIELNDILKDL
- a CDS encoding STAS domain-containing protein; amino-acid sequence: MINVEKINDALVISFTENSKLNVTVTQKIKSEVINVITPNSKVVLNLNGVNYIDSTGFGMLLSILRHCKNSGSKLKICNVSPEVMELIKLLQLQTVFDIKDSVDDCIKSF
- a CDS encoding M14 family metallopeptidase — protein: MKRIVNVLAAILLGFITSYAQEITPPDQHFGFKPGDDKMLFKYEKLIDYLKKIEAQSNMVKVIPIGQSAMGKALYVVFVSDSQNIARLDELKEINKQLAINPNLSTNEVDELASKGKAFVLATLSMHATEVGPSQALPTIIYQLITKESLKSTLHNVVYMAVPSHNPDGMDMVVDYYNKYKGTKYEGSSLPFLYHKYVGHDNNRDFITLTQPETKAISSLTSQEWFPQVMVEKHQMGLTGPRFFVPPYHDPIAQNIDAELYAWVNLFGQNMVNDLTSKGLQGVSQQNLFDNYWPGSTETCLWKNVISMLTEAASVKIATPVYIEPTELKGTSKGLAEYKKGTNLLLPWQGGWWKLSDIVKLELESTISMLQTASKYKERILRFRNNICKKQILLGQTTPPFSYILPAKQKDPSELVALINLLREHGVQVYQLKQDIEIQNRLFHSDDIVVPLAQPFRMFIKEVMEAQTFPERRLEKSGDIIKPYDITSWSLPLHKGLTCFALQTKSIDKELLNPIPSDFSFNRKTLPENGVAVLPSTINQSYHLVFQCLKQGLQVDRINESALVNNQEIPAGSFLVKVNNKTRSILKQATFDVMVIQGKPSIKNITIDKLPRIALLESQVQSMDAGWTKYILDSYGVPFTTLSPAQIAKSDLTSKFDIIVIPNSNASLLKDGKYKWDGEYFPLYYPPEYTKGMGQKGVEKLIKFIQNGGTVIAWEQATELFEGNITINNGDSKEEFKFPFNNIAKKLKKSGFECTGSLVKLKLNPIAPFTFGLEDEVGIFMRDKYIFETSIPTLDMDRRVIGYFSGKPKLLSGYLKGEELIERKTAAIWLKKGNGQIILLGFSPIFRASVPSNYKILFNTILQ